A region of Carassius auratus strain Wakin chromosome 41, ASM336829v1, whole genome shotgun sequence DNA encodes the following proteins:
- the LOC113060210 gene encoding RNA-binding protein 12B-like yields MAVVIRLQGLRITAGSEDIRNFFTGLRIPDGGVHIIGGELEEAFIIFASDEDARRAMARSGGCIKGSPVNLLLSSKSEMQSVLEESTRRPELKNRGTYKEVVKSPSAERGPLAFNKDPRVDKRRPEHQEMRNRPPPSSFSETRHQREGSVSERDELYLKLIGMPYSATKDNVYTFFSGLQIDDIMFLRNPRGQFNGHSIVRFASKMDAVEGLKKDRQYMGPRYIQLTRCSEEQWLAEGGIVKTDSQKRASSERARSRSPISYKSRSRSPSHEEYCVMFENLPYMVEKRDLRVLLHPVSLKDAQIIIFAQKKDDRTKSAVVVFRNLTDYCAGLAHDKEMLMNKVVYVSPISKEKMVTLLESSVDARDEGKGSRRSAEAPQPQRNNPDSQLRCLYVRNLPFDVRKVEIMDFFNGFPLSEDRVVLLRDERGAGLGEALVIFQSEKEAMTAQSLNGQRFLGSEVMLKCITMGQMQKFGVNDQLMDSPQERNLQRTEIYKDAPHFSNTQMPQDDYGMEPNLRLGYEGRDRFEPNFGHIDAFGPGPDGNGHQRYGSPDQQLDGPICLKLVNLPSQIRVDEIYDFFYGYRVIPGSASLLYDRNGAPRRSATVAFETHREALTALQELNGRPIGTRKIQILFV; encoded by the coding sequence ATGGCTGTGGTCATCCGATTACAGGGACTCAGAATCACGGCTGGTTCTGAGGACATTCGCAATTTCTTCACTGGGCTCAGAATCCCTGATGGTGGGGTTCATATAATTGGTGGGGAGCTTGAGGAAGCTTTTATAATATTTGCATCTGATGAAGATGCAAGACGAGCGATGGCACGCTCGGGAGGCTGCATTAAGGGCTCTCCCGTCAACTTGCTCCTGAGTAGCAAGTCAGAAATGCAGAGTGTTCTCGAGGAAAGCACTAGAAGGCCTGAGTTAAAAAACAGGGGCACGTACAAGGAGGTTGTCAAAAGTCCTTCTGCAGAACGAGGTCCTCTGGCGTTCAATAAGGACCCGAGAGTAGACAAACGAAGGCCGGAACATCAGGAGATGAGGAACAGGCCACCTCCATCTTCATTCAGTGAGACACGACACCAGAGAGAAGGAAGCGTGTCAGAGAGAGATGAACTTTATCTGAAATTGATAGGGATGCCGTACTCTGCAACAAAGGACAACGTCTATACCTTTTTCAGTGGGTTACAGATTGATGACATTATGTTTTTGAGAAACCCCAGAGGACAGTTTAACGGCCATAGTATTGTGCGCTTTGCTTCCAAAATGGACGCAGTTGAAGGTCTGAAGAAGGATCGACAATACATGGGACCACGGTATATCCAACTAACAAGATGCTCTGAGGAGCAGTGGCTGGCTGAAGGAGGTATCGTTAAAACAGACAGTCAGAAAAGAGCATCCTCAGAGCGAGCGAGATCTCGATCTCCCATTTCCTACAAGTCAAGATCACGATCGCCGTCTCATGAAGAATACTGCGTCATGTTTGAGAACTTGCCTTACATGGTGGAAAAGAGAGATTTGAGGGTGTTACTTCATCCGGTTTCTCTGAAGGATGCTCAGATTATTATCTTTGCCCAAAAAAAGGATGATAGGACCAAATCGGCTGTTGTGGTGTTTAGAAATCTCACAGACTATTGTGCTGGCTTGGCTCATGATAAGGAAATGTTGATGAACAAGGTAGTGTACGTGTCACCCATCTCCAAGGAGAAAATGGTCACCTTGTTGGAATCGTCTGTTGACGCGCGGGATGAGGGAAAAGGGTCGAGGCGCTCTGCGGAAGCACCCCAGCCTCAACGAAACAATCCTGACTCACAGTTGAGGTGTCTCTATGTGCGCAATCTTCCATTTGATGTTCGTAAGGTGGAGATCATGGACTTCTTTAATGGATTTCCGCTGTCAGAGGATAGGGTTGTCTTATTGCGGGACGAAAGAGGAGCTGGGCTTGGTGAGGCTTTGGTGATCTTCCAATCTGAGAAGGAGGCCATGACGGCACAGTCCCTAAACGGACAGAGGTTTCTTGGATCCGAAGTCATGCTTAAGTGCATAACGATGGGCCAGATGCAGAAGTTTGGCGTGAATGACCAGTTGATGGATAGCCCGCAAGAAAGGAACCTTCAGAGAACTGAAATCTACAAAGATGCTCCTCATTTTTCCAACACCCAGATGCCTCAAGATGATTATGGGATGGAGCCTAATTTGCGCCTGGGTTATGAAGGTCGCGATCGGTTTGAGCCTAATTTTGGCCACATTGATGCATTTGGGCCTGGACCGGATGGTAATGGACATCAGCGTTACGGATCACCTGACCAACAACTTGATGGCCCAATTTGTCTTAAATTGGTCAATCTACCTTCTCAGATAAGGGTCGATGAGATTTATGAC